The sequence GGCGGCCGAGCTGCGCGTCTCGCTGGCCCACAGCGCCCGCGTGCTGGCCgacctgctgctctcctgctaCACGGGCGCGCTGGAGTTTGCCGGCCCGCGACCTCGTCAACTACCTGACGGCCGCCAGCTACCTGCAGATGGAGCACGTGGTGGAGCGCTGCCGCGGCGCGCTGGCGCGCTTCATCCagcccgcgcccgccgcgcccgcgccgccgcccaagcccgaggaggacgaggacgaggaggacgaggaggacgcgGCGGGCGACGTCTGCATCGTCAAGGTGGAGCCGGCCACGCGGCGCCGCGGGCGCAGGTGGCCGGCGGTGACGGGCGGCGAGGCGGCGCAgagcggcgcggcggcggcggcggacggcggcgcggcgcggctcGGCGTGGTCAAGGCGTGTTACAGCCTGGCCGAGGACGCCGAGGGGGAAGGTTTGGTCATCttccccggcggcggcggccgcgggcggcgcgggcggcgccgAGGAACCGCCGGGCGGGCACGCCGGCGCCTCGGCGAGCGCCGCGGCCTCcgcggcggcaccggcggcaccggcggcgccggcggcggcgTCGCGGTGCGGGAAGTGCGGGGAGAGCTTCCAGGGCGTGGAGAAGCTGGTGTTTCACATGCGGGCGCAGCACTTCGTCTTCATGTGCCCGCGCTGCGGCAAGCAGTTCAACCACAGCAGCAACCTGAACCGGCACATGAACGTGCACCGCGGCGTCAAGTCGCACGGCTGCGGCGTCTGCGGCAAGAGCTTCACGCAGAAATCCACCCTGCACGACCACCTGAACCTGCACAGCGGCGCCCGGCCCTACCGCTGCTCCTACTGCGACGTGCGCTTCGCCCACAAGCCGGCCATCCGCCGGCACCTCAAGGAGCAGCACGGCAAAACCACGGCGCAGAACGTTCTGGAAGCCGGCGGCGCCGAGGGAGGGGTGCTGCTGCGGTGACGCGGGGCGGGGGAGGGCCCGGCGGggtggggggcggggggcggggggggtttggggggtgcTGGGTCCTCTCCCGGGTGAGGAAggggggaggggtggggggaggggcggTGAGGGGTGGGGGATGTGCAGGGAGTGACCGCTGCGGTGGTGGGAGTGACCACGGAGTGACCACTGAAGTGGTGGGGAGTGACCCCCCCAAAGTGGAGCAGAGTGACCCCAAAGTGGTGAAAAGTGACCCCAAAGTGGAGCAGAGTGACCCCAGAGTGGAGCAGAGTGACCCCAAAGTGGTGCAGAGTGACCCCAGAGTGGTGGGGAGTGACCACTGGACACTGGATCCCTGCTGGACACTGAGGGAGTGACCGCTGGGGTGGTGGGAAGGAAGTGGGAGTGACCACAGAGTGACCACCGAAGTGGTGGGGAGTGACCCCAAAGTGGTGCAGAGTGACCCAAAGTGATGAAAAGTGACCCCAAAGTGGTGAAAAGTGACCCCAAAGTGGTGCAGAGTGACCCCAAAGTGGTGCAGAGTGACCCCAGAGTGGTGGGGAGTGACCACTGGACACTGGATCCCTGCTGGACACTGAGGGAGTGACCACTGGGGTGGTGGCAAGGAGGCCACAGTGGTCAGGAATGACCCCAAAGTGACCCCAGAGTGGTGGGGAGTGACCACTGGACATTTGATCCCTGCTGGACACTGAGCTGGTGACCGCTGGGGTGGTGGCAAGGAGGTCAGAGTGACCATGGAGTGACCACCAAAGTGGTGGGGAGTGACCCCCAAAGTGACCCCAGAGTGGTTGGGATTGACCACCGGACACCTGGACCCTGCTGGACATTGAGAGTGACCACCGGGGTGACGGTGGCGA comes from Lonchura striata isolate bLonStr1 chromosome 29, bLonStr1.mat, whole genome shotgun sequence and encodes:
- the LOC110482326 gene encoding LOW QUALITY PROTEIN: zinc finger and BTB domain-containing protein 12 (The sequence of the model RefSeq protein was modified relative to this genomic sequence to represent the inferred CDS: inserted 2 bases in 1 codon; deleted 1 base in 1 codon), which translates into the protein MSSCAEVLRFQLPGHEAAALRSMTRLRAEERFCDVTIVARSLRFRGHRVILAACSPFLRDQFLLNPAAELRVSLAHSARVLADLLLSCYTGALEFAARDLVNYLTAASYLQMEHVVERCRGALARFIQPAPAAPAPPPKPEEDEDEEDEEDAAGDVCIVKVEPATRRRGRRWPAVTGGEAAQSGAAAAADGGAARLGVVKACYSLAEDAEGEGLVIFPGGXAAAGGAGGAEEPPGGHAGASASAAASAAAPAAPAAPAAASRCGKCGESFQGVEKLVFHMRAQHFVFMCPRCGKQFNHSSNLNRHMNVHRGVKSHGCGVCGKSFTQKSTLHDHLNLHSGARPYRCSYCDVRFAHKPAIRRHLKEQHGKTTAQNVLEAGGAEGGVLLR